One Coffea arabica cultivar ET-39 chromosome 5e, Coffea Arabica ET-39 HiFi, whole genome shotgun sequence DNA segment encodes these proteins:
- the LOC113688549 gene encoding fatty-acid-binding protein 3, chloroplastic: MAAVAAIAPNLWRLSPAKIKCDSTPCVSPRTESALKRENHHLLSRFCTHLSIQKHGSFHSHFSLKAASSSSVESTEYTEEPATKVKFQTSLSIPGCSTSMPLTGTGQYREKVFAVIGVKVYAAGLYVNQSIFTRLEAWKGQSAADLQQDSEFFDTIFQAPLEKSLQIVLVRDVDGKTFWDALDEAISPRIKSPTPVDTSALSTFSTLFQGRPLNKGTIILLTWLDSTKMLVSVSSDGLPSGVDATIESTNVISALFDVFLGSDSVSPTL, translated from the exons ATGGCTGCTGTAGCAGCAATTGCCCCTAACCTTTGGCGTTTATCACCAGCCAAAATCAAGTGCGATAGCACCCCTTGCGTCAGTCCAAGAACAGAATCAGCACTGAAACGGGAAAACCATCATCTCTTATCCAGATTTTGTACCCATCTTTCTATTCAGAAACATGGCAGTTTTCACTCTCACTTCTCACTCAAAGCTGCTTCATCTTCTTCAG TTGAGAGTACAGAGTATACAGAGGAGCCTGCAACAAAAGTAAAGTTCCAAACGTCATTAAGCATTCCAGGCTGCTCCACCTCAATGCCATTAACTGGAACTGGTCA ATACAGGGAGAAAGTTTTTGCAGTCATTGGTGTCAAGGTGTATGCTGCTGGCCTATATGTGAATCAGTCAATTTTCACTAGGCTAGAGGCCTGGAAAGGGCAGTCTGCTGCAGATCTGCAACAGGATTCAGAATTCTTTGACACAATTTTTCAGG CTCCTTTGGAAAAATCTCTGCAAATTGTTCTGGTGAGAGATGTGGATGGTAAAACATTTTGGGATGCCTTAGATGAAGCCATCTCTCCAAGAATTAAATCGCCTACTCCAGTTGATACCTCTGCTCTTTCTACATTTAGTACTCTGTTTCAAGGGAGGCCTCTTAATAAGGGTACCATTATCTTGTTGACTTGGCTGGACTCTACCAAAATGCTT GTTTCTGTATCAAGTGATGGGTTGCCATCTGGTGTTGACGCAACTATTGAGTCAACAAATGTGATATCAGCTCTTTTTGATGTATTTCTGGGAAGTGATTCAGTTTCTCCTACTCTTTAA
- the LOC113688548 gene encoding receptor-like serine/threonine-protein kinase At1g78530, with protein MANANFLALYITICVLAFVASKLIIATLCYRRWKRKQMLVQDSFSGGKLVLFSSPKMKALKTNMFLNKTMKLSNKDIIGSGGYGTVYKLSINDSVSFAVKRLNRISAEQDRGFERELEAMADIKHRNIVTLHGYYTAPNYNLLIYELMPNGSLDGLLYGKSSNERVLDWTSRYKIAVGAARGLAYLHHDCIPHIIHRDIKTSNILLDQNLEARVSDFGLAKLMEPDKTHVSTLVAGTFGYLAPEYFDTGRATIKGDVYSFGVVLLELLTGKKPNDETFIEEGTKLVTWVKAVVEEKREGYVIDRRLEDYHVEEVNQVFSIAMMCLEPEPSKRPTMSEIVKMLEQVKSYQFVPDLQEMPIA; from the exons ATGGCAAATGCCAACTTCTTAGCATTGTATATCACAATATGTGTACTCGCTTTTGTTGCTTCAAAGCTAATTATAGCAACTCTTTGCTACCGTCgctggaagagaaaacaaatgcTTGTTCAAGACAGTTTTTCAG GTGGGAAACTTGTCTTGTTCAGTTCACCGAAGATGAAAGCTCTAAAGACTAATATGTTCTTGAACAAGACCATGAAATTGAGCAACAAGGACATTATTGGATCAGGAGGTTATGGGACAGTTTACAAACTGTCCATAAATGATTCTGTATCTTTTGCAGTAAAAAGACTCAACAGGATAAGTGCAGAACAAGATCGAGGCTTCGAGAGAGAATTAGAGGCAATGGCGGACATTAAGCATCGGAATATAGTTACTCTTCACGGATATTATACTGCTCCCAACTATAATCTTCTCATCTACGAGCTCATGCCTAATGGAAGTCTGGATGGACTGCTATATG GAAAATCTTCGAACGAGAGGGTTCTGGACTGGACTTCAAGGTACAAAATAGCAGTAGGAGCTGCAAGAGGGCTGGCATACCTTCATCATGATTGTATACCGCACATTATACATAGAGATATCAAAACGAGCAATATATTGCTGGATCAGAATTTGGAGGCTCGAGTATCTGATTTTGGATTAGCCAAATTGATGGAACCTGATAAGACTCATGTTTCAACACTAGTTGCTGGAACATTTGGATATCTGGCTCCTG AATATTTTGACACAGGAAGAGCAACCATAAAGGGAGATGTCTATAGCTTCGGTGTAGTTCTACTGGAACTTCTTACAGGGAAAAAGCCAAATGATGAAACATTCATCGAGGAGGGAACGAAGCTCGTAACCTGG GTAAAGGCAGTTGTTGAAGAGAAGAGGGAGGGATATGTAATTGACAGAAGGTTAGAAGATTATCATGTTGAAGAGGTCAACCAGGTATTCAGTATTGCAATGATGTGCCTCGAACCAGAGCCATCCAAGAGACCTACCATGTCAGAAATTGTCAAGATGCTAGAGCAAGTAAAGTCATACCAATTCGTACCAGATTTGCAAGAAATGCCAATTGCCTAA